One part of the Planktothrix sp. FACHB-1365 genome encodes these proteins:
- a CDS encoding lecithin retinol acyltransferase family protein yields MSGEKIKSLMARGDQIYVFREFYNLEGLYEHHGIDCGDGTVIHYRKPSEIIERTSIDTFSKGKKIDVRHYPIRYIPDTVIQRAESRLGEKQYNLLFNNCEHFATWCVTGVSKSQQVENFIPLLRYINVDTLSEPLKQAFMGTPPKDANHLLNQALAEIRVSWDDIHPQYKHALNDMNSWNQVAVEALKRNREDLAREALKRKLTAKRRATELEASLEKLASMTQKLLQNQTDIPH; encoded by the coding sequence GTGAGTGGAGAAAAAATTAAAAGTCTAATGGCTAGAGGCGACCAAATCTATGTTTTTCGAGAATTTTATAACCTAGAAGGTTTATACGAACACCATGGGATTGATTGTGGGGATGGAACGGTTATTCATTATCGTAAACCCAGTGAAATTATTGAACGCACTTCTATCGATACCTTTTCTAAGGGGAAAAAGATTGATGTGCGACACTATCCCATTCGTTATATCCCCGATACTGTTATTCAACGGGCTGAAAGTCGTTTAGGTGAAAAACAATATAATTTACTGTTTAATAATTGTGAACATTTTGCGACTTGGTGCGTTACTGGGGTTAGTAAAAGTCAACAGGTGGAAAATTTTATTCCCCTTCTCCGTTATATTAATGTTGACACCTTATCTGAGCCTCTCAAACAAGCGTTCATGGGAACACCGCCAAAAGATGCCAATCACCTTTTAAATCAGGCTTTAGCGGAAATTCGGGTCAGTTGGGATGATATTCACCCTCAATATAAACACGCCTTAAACGATATGAATTCTTGGAATCAAGTGGCTGTAGAAGCATTAAAACGCAATCGAGAAGATTTAGCCCGGGAAGCCCTCAAGCGCAAACTCACCGCCAAACGACGGGCTACGGAATTAGAAGCGAGTTTAGAAAAATTAGCGTCTATGACTCAAAAGCTACTCCAAAATCAAACCGATATTCCCCATTAG
- a CDS encoding NUDIX hydrolase — MYRHPISTGLFVVVVVRSDNRFLLIQEVMGNRPWYFPAGRVEPGETFVAAAKRETLEEAGIPIILEGILRIQHLPQPNGQSRIGVFFLARPEGNTPPKSKPDHESLGAKWFTLMELEQLPLRTKFVKPIISEVLTKPEVYPLQLIIPEGNLMKVTQIQK; from the coding sequence ATGTATCGTCATCCAATCTCAACAGGGTTGTTTGTTGTGGTTGTTGTGCGCTCTGACAACCGCTTTTTATTGATTCAGGAAGTAATGGGGAATCGTCCTTGGTATTTTCCCGCCGGACGAGTCGAACCTGGGGAAACCTTTGTCGCCGCCGCCAAACGGGAAACCCTAGAAGAAGCGGGAATTCCTATCATCTTGGAAGGGATTTTAAGAATTCAGCATCTCCCCCAACCGAACGGACAATCCCGCATTGGGGTGTTTTTTTTAGCCCGTCCTGAAGGGAATACACCGCCCAAAAGTAAACCAGATCATGAAAGTTTAGGTGCGAAATGGTTTACCTTAATGGAACTCGAACAATTACCCTTAAGAACTAAATTTGTAAAACCGATTATTTCTGAGGTTTTAACAAAACCAGAAGTTTATCCCTTACAGTTAATTATACCGGAAGGAAATTTGATGAAAGTTACACAAATTCAGAAATAA